In Sparus aurata chromosome 2, fSpaAur1.1, whole genome shotgun sequence, a single genomic region encodes these proteins:
- the stard13b gene encoding stAR-related lipid transfer protein 13 isoform X5, whose translation MKLDVNLPKKKSEDSDEEDLFAISDKWTFEWSSRRWSRLQDIDCLLENHGEGQPSGDGVPLRTTTSSESVLTDLSEQEVSSLHSESSGGSGHRGLSTEDSDCSNRTCSDSAAMPDSTSLTMPHIPKEIAHYGSLPDKHGKTSRIRAKDFLKRMETLRSRGTLGRGRKTLVISSPVLQHEAQAMKTLRCVEIINGDGGAPEIPSDKVLPSHSSSEGSSHSSGSAVSTPSLKERKPHRADHKRSGMYLEDIDIFSGTPVNKVAEQNRRNEFCSYEDLVVHIPKDHKPGTFPKALSIESLSPTNGASINWHTGSMHLDSPLISSRKDPRPVTQCCSRGSRISVYDNVPGSHLYASTGDLIDLEKEDLFPHLDDILLHVNGLQQIVDHWSQNVLPVGEGLAQLDGASEDLGGLQSSSQITLDFEGNSVTESQTTPSYGDRDRVSLAETESTRLRERRDSGVGASLTRPNRLRWPSFQISNRLSHSVASLQITNQSAGQLSLLQKFSLLRLTAIMEKYSLSNKHGWTWSVPKFMKRMKVPDYKDKNVFGVPLIVHVQRSGQPLPLGLQQALRYLRSQCLDQVGLFRKSGVKSRIQALRQMNESSPDNVNYEDQSAYDVADMVKQFFRDLPEPLLTSKLGETFLHIYQYVPKDQRLQAVQAAIMLMSDENREVLQTLLCFLSDVTSSVEENQMTPMNIAVCLAPSLFHLNILKKDNLSPRAMQKKYATGRPDQKDLNENLAATQGLAHMIIECNRLFEIPHEMVTQSRNSYVEADLHAPTIGELCKQLEDDDGTYQTHMEGRLQNLLKEGREKSKYWMSCSSSDNTELYYKKVGDGNPLRRWRVAVEVEAPPSVVLNRVLRERHLWDVDLLQWKVCETLDKQTEVFQYVLNRMPPHQSRDFVVLRSWRTDLPKGACSLVSVSIEHEDCPPVGGVRAIVLESNYLLEPCGSGKSRLTHICRVDLKGRTPDWYNKAFGHLCAAEAARIRNSFQPIITDGPETKI comes from the exons ATGAAACTTGACGTGAACCTTCCGAAGAAGAAA AGTGAAGACTCTGATGAAGAAGACCTGTTTGCTATCAGTGACAAATGGACCTTTGAGTGGAGCAGCCGGCGCTGGTCCAGGTTACAGGACATTGATTGTCTGCTGGAAAATCACGGAGAAGGTCAGCCCTCCGGGGACGGCGTGCCTCTGAGAACCACCACCAGCAGTGAGAGTGTTCTGACAGACCTCAGCGAGCAGGAGGTCTCCTCCCTGCACAGTGAAagcagcggcggcagcggcCACAGGGGCCTCAGCACAGAGGACTCGGACTGCTCCAACCGCACCTGCTCGGATTCTGCGGCAATGCCAGACTCTACTTCCCTCACAATGCCTCACATCCCCAAAGAAATCGCTCACTACGGCTCGCTACCTGATAAGCACGGCAAGACAAGCCGCATCCGTGCCAAAGACTTCCTGAAGCGCATGGAGACACTGCGCTCTCGGGGAACTCTGGGAAGGGGGCGTAAGACGTTGGTGATCAGCTCTCCGGTGCTGCAGCACGAGGCCCAGGCTATGAAGACGCTGCGTTGTGTCGAGATCATAAATGGAGATGGGGGAGCTCCAGAAATCCCGTCCGACAAAGTTCTGCCGTCCCACTCCAGCAGTGAAGGTAGCAGCCATTCCAGTGGCAGCGCTGTCAGCACACCCAGCCTGAAAGAGCGTAAGCCTCACCGGGCCGACCACAAGCGCAGCGGCATGTATCTGGAGGACATAGACATCTTCTCGGGCACTCCAGTGAATAAAGTCGCAGAACAAAACCGCAGGAATGAGTTCTGCTCCTATGAAGACCTGGTGGTCCACATTCCCAAAGACCACAAGCCAGGAACCTTCCCCAAAGCACTGTCCATAGAGAGCCTGTCCCCAACAAACGGGGCCTCTATCAACTGGCACACGGGCAGCATGCACCTGGATTCCCCACTGATTTCCAGCAGGAAGGACCCCAGGCCCGTCACCCAGTGCTGCTCCAGAGGCAGCCGCATCAGTGTGTACGATAATGTTCCCGGCTCGCATCTGTACGCCAGCACGGGAGACCTGATCGACCTGGAGAAAGAGGACCTGTTCCCTCACCTGGACGATATCTTGCTGCATGTCAATGGTCTCCAGCAGATAGTGGACCATTGGTCTCAGAATGTGTTGCCCGTTGGAGAAGGGCTGGCGCAGCTGGACGGTGCGAGTGAAGACTTGGGGGGCCTGCAGTCCTCTAGTCAGATCACGTTGGACTTTGAGGGAAATTCTGTCACGGAAAGTCAGACCACACCTAGTTAcggtgacagagacagagtatCGCTCGCTGAGACAGAATCTACGAGGCTCAGGGAAAGGAGGGATTCTGGAGTAGGTGCCTCGCTTACGAGACCTAACCG GTTACGATGGCCCAGCTTTCAGATATCTAATCGTCTGAGTCACTCAGTGGCTTCGCTGCAGATTACGAACCAGTCCGCAGGCCAGCTGAGTCTGTTGCAGAAGTTTTCTCTGCTGCGTCTTACTGCAATCATGGAGAAGTACTCCTTGTCCAACAAGCATGGCTGGACCTG GTCTGTCCCAAAGTTCATGAAGAGAATGAAGGTACCAGACTATAAGGATAAGAATGTGTTTGGAGTGCCTCTCATCGTGCATGTGCAGCGTTCTGGACAGCCGCTGCCCCTCGGCCTGCAGCAGGCCCTGCGGTACCTGAGGAGCCAGTGTCTTGACCAG GTGGGTCTCTTTCGTAAGTCCGGGGTGAAGTCTCGAATTCAAGCTCTCAGGCAGATGAATGAGAGTTCTCCGGACAATGTGAACTATGAGGATCAGTCTGCCTATGATGTGGCTGATATGGTGAAGCAGTTCTTCCGAGATCTGCCCGAGCCTCTGCTCACCAGCAAATTGGGGGAGACCTTCCTCCATATCTACCAAT ATGTGCCGAAGGACCAAAGGTTGCAAGCCGTCCAGGCAGCCATCATGTTGATGTCAGATGAAAATCGGGAGGTGCTGCAGACACTGCTCTGTTTCCTCAGTGATGTCACATCCTCCGTGGAGGAGAACCAGATGACACCCATGAACATCGCTGTGTGCCTGGCGCCCTCCCTTTTTCACCTCAACATACTCAAGAAAGATAACCTCTCACCAAG GGCAATGCAGAAGAAGTACGCCACTGGCCGACCGGACCAGAAGGATCTGAATGAAAACTTAGCAGCAACACAGGGCCTGGCTCATATGATCATAGAGTGCAACCGTCTCTTTGAG ATCCCTCATGAGATGGTTACTCAGTCGCGTAATTCATACGTGGAGGCCGACTTGCATGCACCGACAATTGGCGAGCTATGCAagcagctggaggatgatgaCGGAACGTACCAAACGCATATGGAGGGGAGGCTCCAGAACCTGCTTAAAGAGGGCAGAGAAAAGTCCAAGTACTGgatgtcctgcagcagctctgataACACAGAGCTCTACTATAAGAAG GTGGGAGATGGGAACCCTTTGAGACGCTGGCGAGTGGCCGTGGAGGTTGAAGCGCCACCATCTGTAGTGTTGAACCGTGTGCTGCGAGAGCGCCACCTGTGGGACGTGGatctgctgcagtggaaagTGTGTGAGACACTGGACAAGCAGACTGAGGTGTTTCAGTATGTCCTGAATCGCATGCCCCCTCATCAAAGCAGGGACTTTGTGGTCCTCAG GTCATGGAGGACAGACTTGCCCAAAGGTGCCTGCTCCCTGGTTTCTGTGTCTATAGAGCACGAGGATTGTCCTCCTGTTGGAGGTGTACGAGCTATCGTCCTGGAGTCCAACTACCTGCTGGAGCCATGTGGCTCAGGAAAGTCAAGACTCACTCACATCTGCAGAGTGGACTTGAA GGGAAGGACTCCAGACTGGTACAATAAAGCCTTCGGTCACCTTTGTGCCGCAGAAGCTGCCAGGATCCGCAACTCCTTCCAGCCAATAATCACAGACGGCCCTGAGACCAAAATCTGA
- the stard13b gene encoding stAR-related lipid transfer protein 13 isoform X3, whose translation MTSRRNSAKLKLRRSFSEQLRSSTSKAWDLLWRNVRERRLAEIEAKEACDWLRAAGFPQYAQLFEDSQFPIDITPVKRDHDFLDKDLVEPLCRRLNTLNKCASMKLDVNLPKKKSEDSDEEDLFAISDKWTFEWSSRRWSRLQDIDCLLENHGEGQPSGDGVPLRTTTSSESVLTDLSEQEVSSLHSESSGGSGHRGLSTEDSDCSNRTCSDSAAMPDSTSLTMPHIPKEIAHYGSLPDKHGKTSRIRAKDFLKRMETLRSRGTLGRGRKTLVISSPVLQHEAQAMKTLRCVEIINGDGGAPEIPSDKVLPSHSSSEGSSHSSGSAVSTPSLKERKPHRADHKRSGMYLEDIDIFSGTPVNKVAEQNRRNEFCSYEDLVVHIPKDHKPGTFPKALSIESLSPTNGASINWHTGSMHLDSPLISSRKDPRPVTQCCSRGSRISVYDNVPGSHLYASTGDLIDLEKEDLFPHLDDILLHVNGLQQIVDHWSQNVLPVGEGLAQLDGASEDLGGLQSSSQITLDFEGNSVTESQTTPSYGDRDRVSLAETESTRLRERRDSGVGASLTRPNRLRWPSFQISNRLSHSVASLQITNQSAGQLSLLQKFSLLRLTAIMEKYSLSNKHGWTWSVPKFMKRMKVPDYKDKNVFGVPLIVHVQRSGQPLPLGLQQALRYLRSQCLDQVGLFRKSGVKSRIQALRQMNESSPDNVNYEDQSAYDVADMVKQFFRDLPEPLLTSKLGETFLHIYQYVPKDQRLQAVQAAIMLMSDENREVLQTLLCFLSDVTSSVEENQMTPMNIAVCLAPSLFHLNILKKDNLSPRAMQKKYATGRPDQKDLNENLAATQGLAHMIIECNRLFEIPHEMVTQSRNSYVEADLHAPTIGELCKQLEDDDGTYQTHMEGRLQNLLKEGREKSKYWMSCSSSDNTELYYKKVGDGNPLRRWRVAVEVEAPPSVVLNRVLRERHLWDVDLLQWKVCETLDKQTEVFQYVLNRMPPHQSRDFVVLRSWRTDLPKGACSLVSVSIEHEDCPPVGGVRAIVLESNYLLEPCGSGKSRLTHICRVDLKGRTPDWYNKAFGHLCAAEAARIRNSFQPIITDGPETKI comes from the exons AAATTGAGGCGAAGGAGGCGTGTGACTGGCTGCGGGCAGCAGGATTTCCCCAGTATGCTCAGCTCTTTGAAG attcCCAATTCCCCATTGACATAACTCCGGTGAAAAGAGATCATGACTTCCTGGACAAAGATCTCGTGGAACCTCTGTGCAG GCGACTCAACACCTTGAACAAGTGTGCCTCTATGAAACTTGACGTGAACCTTCCGAAGAAGAAA AGTGAAGACTCTGATGAAGAAGACCTGTTTGCTATCAGTGACAAATGGACCTTTGAGTGGAGCAGCCGGCGCTGGTCCAGGTTACAGGACATTGATTGTCTGCTGGAAAATCACGGAGAAGGTCAGCCCTCCGGGGACGGCGTGCCTCTGAGAACCACCACCAGCAGTGAGAGTGTTCTGACAGACCTCAGCGAGCAGGAGGTCTCCTCCCTGCACAGTGAAagcagcggcggcagcggcCACAGGGGCCTCAGCACAGAGGACTCGGACTGCTCCAACCGCACCTGCTCGGATTCTGCGGCAATGCCAGACTCTACTTCCCTCACAATGCCTCACATCCCCAAAGAAATCGCTCACTACGGCTCGCTACCTGATAAGCACGGCAAGACAAGCCGCATCCGTGCCAAAGACTTCCTGAAGCGCATGGAGACACTGCGCTCTCGGGGAACTCTGGGAAGGGGGCGTAAGACGTTGGTGATCAGCTCTCCGGTGCTGCAGCACGAGGCCCAGGCTATGAAGACGCTGCGTTGTGTCGAGATCATAAATGGAGATGGGGGAGCTCCAGAAATCCCGTCCGACAAAGTTCTGCCGTCCCACTCCAGCAGTGAAGGTAGCAGCCATTCCAGTGGCAGCGCTGTCAGCACACCCAGCCTGAAAGAGCGTAAGCCTCACCGGGCCGACCACAAGCGCAGCGGCATGTATCTGGAGGACATAGACATCTTCTCGGGCACTCCAGTGAATAAAGTCGCAGAACAAAACCGCAGGAATGAGTTCTGCTCCTATGAAGACCTGGTGGTCCACATTCCCAAAGACCACAAGCCAGGAACCTTCCCCAAAGCACTGTCCATAGAGAGCCTGTCCCCAACAAACGGGGCCTCTATCAACTGGCACACGGGCAGCATGCACCTGGATTCCCCACTGATTTCCAGCAGGAAGGACCCCAGGCCCGTCACCCAGTGCTGCTCCAGAGGCAGCCGCATCAGTGTGTACGATAATGTTCCCGGCTCGCATCTGTACGCCAGCACGGGAGACCTGATCGACCTGGAGAAAGAGGACCTGTTCCCTCACCTGGACGATATCTTGCTGCATGTCAATGGTCTCCAGCAGATAGTGGACCATTGGTCTCAGAATGTGTTGCCCGTTGGAGAAGGGCTGGCGCAGCTGGACGGTGCGAGTGAAGACTTGGGGGGCCTGCAGTCCTCTAGTCAGATCACGTTGGACTTTGAGGGAAATTCTGTCACGGAAAGTCAGACCACACCTAGTTAcggtgacagagacagagtatCGCTCGCTGAGACAGAATCTACGAGGCTCAGGGAAAGGAGGGATTCTGGAGTAGGTGCCTCGCTTACGAGACCTAACCG GTTACGATGGCCCAGCTTTCAGATATCTAATCGTCTGAGTCACTCAGTGGCTTCGCTGCAGATTACGAACCAGTCCGCAGGCCAGCTGAGTCTGTTGCAGAAGTTTTCTCTGCTGCGTCTTACTGCAATCATGGAGAAGTACTCCTTGTCCAACAAGCATGGCTGGACCTG GTCTGTCCCAAAGTTCATGAAGAGAATGAAGGTACCAGACTATAAGGATAAGAATGTGTTTGGAGTGCCTCTCATCGTGCATGTGCAGCGTTCTGGACAGCCGCTGCCCCTCGGCCTGCAGCAGGCCCTGCGGTACCTGAGGAGCCAGTGTCTTGACCAG GTGGGTCTCTTTCGTAAGTCCGGGGTGAAGTCTCGAATTCAAGCTCTCAGGCAGATGAATGAGAGTTCTCCGGACAATGTGAACTATGAGGATCAGTCTGCCTATGATGTGGCTGATATGGTGAAGCAGTTCTTCCGAGATCTGCCCGAGCCTCTGCTCACCAGCAAATTGGGGGAGACCTTCCTCCATATCTACCAAT ATGTGCCGAAGGACCAAAGGTTGCAAGCCGTCCAGGCAGCCATCATGTTGATGTCAGATGAAAATCGGGAGGTGCTGCAGACACTGCTCTGTTTCCTCAGTGATGTCACATCCTCCGTGGAGGAGAACCAGATGACACCCATGAACATCGCTGTGTGCCTGGCGCCCTCCCTTTTTCACCTCAACATACTCAAGAAAGATAACCTCTCACCAAG GGCAATGCAGAAGAAGTACGCCACTGGCCGACCGGACCAGAAGGATCTGAATGAAAACTTAGCAGCAACACAGGGCCTGGCTCATATGATCATAGAGTGCAACCGTCTCTTTGAG ATCCCTCATGAGATGGTTACTCAGTCGCGTAATTCATACGTGGAGGCCGACTTGCATGCACCGACAATTGGCGAGCTATGCAagcagctggaggatgatgaCGGAACGTACCAAACGCATATGGAGGGGAGGCTCCAGAACCTGCTTAAAGAGGGCAGAGAAAAGTCCAAGTACTGgatgtcctgcagcagctctgataACACAGAGCTCTACTATAAGAAG GTGGGAGATGGGAACCCTTTGAGACGCTGGCGAGTGGCCGTGGAGGTTGAAGCGCCACCATCTGTAGTGTTGAACCGTGTGCTGCGAGAGCGCCACCTGTGGGACGTGGatctgctgcagtggaaagTGTGTGAGACACTGGACAAGCAGACTGAGGTGTTTCAGTATGTCCTGAATCGCATGCCCCCTCATCAAAGCAGGGACTTTGTGGTCCTCAG GTCATGGAGGACAGACTTGCCCAAAGGTGCCTGCTCCCTGGTTTCTGTGTCTATAGAGCACGAGGATTGTCCTCCTGTTGGAGGTGTACGAGCTATCGTCCTGGAGTCCAACTACCTGCTGGAGCCATGTGGCTCAGGAAAGTCAAGACTCACTCACATCTGCAGAGTGGACTTGAA GGGAAGGACTCCAGACTGGTACAATAAAGCCTTCGGTCACCTTTGTGCCGCAGAAGCTGCCAGGATCCGCAACTCCTTCCAGCCAATAATCACAGACGGCCCTGAGACCAAAATCTGA
- the stard13b gene encoding stAR-related lipid transfer protein 13 isoform X2, which produces MFRELSESSGSECLGSMTPETQDIYLRMDHHRRRSGYRLGRIIARQQLLKRIAGEIEAKEACDWLRAAGFPQYAQLFEDSQFPIDITPVKRDHDFLDKDLVEPLCRRLNTLNKCASMKLDVNLPKKKSEDSDEEDLFAISDKWTFEWSSRRWSRLQDIDCLLENHGEGQPSGDGVPLRTTTSSESVLTDLSEQEVSSLHSESSGGSGHRGLSTEDSDCSNRTCSDSAAMPDSTSLTMPHIPKEIAHYGSLPDKHGKTSRIRAKDFLKRMETLRSRGTLGRGRKTLVISSPVLQHEAQAMKTLRCVEIINGDGGAPEIPSDKVLPSHSSSEGSSHSSGSAVSTPSLKERKPHRADHKRSGMYLEDIDIFSGTPVNKVAEQNRRNEFCSYEDLVVHIPKDHKPGTFPKALSIESLSPTNGASINWHTGSMHLDSPLISSRKDPRPVTQCCSRGSRISVYDNVPGSHLYASTGDLIDLEKEDLFPHLDDILLHVNGLQQIVDHWSQNVLPVGEGLAQLDGASEDLGGLQSSSQITLDFEGNSVTESQTTPSYGDRDRVSLAETESTRLRERRDSGVGASLTRPNRLRWPSFQISNRLSHSVASLQITNQSAGQLSLLQKFSLLRLTAIMEKYSLSNKHGWTWSVPKFMKRMKVPDYKDKNVFGVPLIVHVQRSGQPLPLGLQQALRYLRSQCLDQVGLFRKSGVKSRIQALRQMNESSPDNVNYEDQSAYDVADMVKQFFRDLPEPLLTSKLGETFLHIYQYVPKDQRLQAVQAAIMLMSDENREVLQTLLCFLSDVTSSVEENQMTPMNIAVCLAPSLFHLNILKKDNLSPRAMQKKYATGRPDQKDLNENLAATQGLAHMIIECNRLFEIPHEMVTQSRNSYVEADLHAPTIGELCKQLEDDDGTYQTHMEGRLQNLLKEGREKSKYWMSCSSSDNTELYYKKVGDGNPLRRWRVAVEVEAPPSVVLNRVLRERHLWDVDLLQWKVCETLDKQTEVFQYVLNRMPPHQSRDFVVLRSWRTDLPKGACSLVSVSIEHEDCPPVGGVRAIVLESNYLLEPCGSGKSRLTHICRVDLKGRTPDWYNKAFGHLCAAEAARIRNSFQPIITDGPETKI; this is translated from the exons AAATTGAGGCGAAGGAGGCGTGTGACTGGCTGCGGGCAGCAGGATTTCCCCAGTATGCTCAGCTCTTTGAAG attcCCAATTCCCCATTGACATAACTCCGGTGAAAAGAGATCATGACTTCCTGGACAAAGATCTCGTGGAACCTCTGTGCAG GCGACTCAACACCTTGAACAAGTGTGCCTCTATGAAACTTGACGTGAACCTTCCGAAGAAGAAA AGTGAAGACTCTGATGAAGAAGACCTGTTTGCTATCAGTGACAAATGGACCTTTGAGTGGAGCAGCCGGCGCTGGTCCAGGTTACAGGACATTGATTGTCTGCTGGAAAATCACGGAGAAGGTCAGCCCTCCGGGGACGGCGTGCCTCTGAGAACCACCACCAGCAGTGAGAGTGTTCTGACAGACCTCAGCGAGCAGGAGGTCTCCTCCCTGCACAGTGAAagcagcggcggcagcggcCACAGGGGCCTCAGCACAGAGGACTCGGACTGCTCCAACCGCACCTGCTCGGATTCTGCGGCAATGCCAGACTCTACTTCCCTCACAATGCCTCACATCCCCAAAGAAATCGCTCACTACGGCTCGCTACCTGATAAGCACGGCAAGACAAGCCGCATCCGTGCCAAAGACTTCCTGAAGCGCATGGAGACACTGCGCTCTCGGGGAACTCTGGGAAGGGGGCGTAAGACGTTGGTGATCAGCTCTCCGGTGCTGCAGCACGAGGCCCAGGCTATGAAGACGCTGCGTTGTGTCGAGATCATAAATGGAGATGGGGGAGCTCCAGAAATCCCGTCCGACAAAGTTCTGCCGTCCCACTCCAGCAGTGAAGGTAGCAGCCATTCCAGTGGCAGCGCTGTCAGCACACCCAGCCTGAAAGAGCGTAAGCCTCACCGGGCCGACCACAAGCGCAGCGGCATGTATCTGGAGGACATAGACATCTTCTCGGGCACTCCAGTGAATAAAGTCGCAGAACAAAACCGCAGGAATGAGTTCTGCTCCTATGAAGACCTGGTGGTCCACATTCCCAAAGACCACAAGCCAGGAACCTTCCCCAAAGCACTGTCCATAGAGAGCCTGTCCCCAACAAACGGGGCCTCTATCAACTGGCACACGGGCAGCATGCACCTGGATTCCCCACTGATTTCCAGCAGGAAGGACCCCAGGCCCGTCACCCAGTGCTGCTCCAGAGGCAGCCGCATCAGTGTGTACGATAATGTTCCCGGCTCGCATCTGTACGCCAGCACGGGAGACCTGATCGACCTGGAGAAAGAGGACCTGTTCCCTCACCTGGACGATATCTTGCTGCATGTCAATGGTCTCCAGCAGATAGTGGACCATTGGTCTCAGAATGTGTTGCCCGTTGGAGAAGGGCTGGCGCAGCTGGACGGTGCGAGTGAAGACTTGGGGGGCCTGCAGTCCTCTAGTCAGATCACGTTGGACTTTGAGGGAAATTCTGTCACGGAAAGTCAGACCACACCTAGTTAcggtgacagagacagagtatCGCTCGCTGAGACAGAATCTACGAGGCTCAGGGAAAGGAGGGATTCTGGAGTAGGTGCCTCGCTTACGAGACCTAACCG GTTACGATGGCCCAGCTTTCAGATATCTAATCGTCTGAGTCACTCAGTGGCTTCGCTGCAGATTACGAACCAGTCCGCAGGCCAGCTGAGTCTGTTGCAGAAGTTTTCTCTGCTGCGTCTTACTGCAATCATGGAGAAGTACTCCTTGTCCAACAAGCATGGCTGGACCTG GTCTGTCCCAAAGTTCATGAAGAGAATGAAGGTACCAGACTATAAGGATAAGAATGTGTTTGGAGTGCCTCTCATCGTGCATGTGCAGCGTTCTGGACAGCCGCTGCCCCTCGGCCTGCAGCAGGCCCTGCGGTACCTGAGGAGCCAGTGTCTTGACCAG GTGGGTCTCTTTCGTAAGTCCGGGGTGAAGTCTCGAATTCAAGCTCTCAGGCAGATGAATGAGAGTTCTCCGGACAATGTGAACTATGAGGATCAGTCTGCCTATGATGTGGCTGATATGGTGAAGCAGTTCTTCCGAGATCTGCCCGAGCCTCTGCTCACCAGCAAATTGGGGGAGACCTTCCTCCATATCTACCAAT ATGTGCCGAAGGACCAAAGGTTGCAAGCCGTCCAGGCAGCCATCATGTTGATGTCAGATGAAAATCGGGAGGTGCTGCAGACACTGCTCTGTTTCCTCAGTGATGTCACATCCTCCGTGGAGGAGAACCAGATGACACCCATGAACATCGCTGTGTGCCTGGCGCCCTCCCTTTTTCACCTCAACATACTCAAGAAAGATAACCTCTCACCAAG GGCAATGCAGAAGAAGTACGCCACTGGCCGACCGGACCAGAAGGATCTGAATGAAAACTTAGCAGCAACACAGGGCCTGGCTCATATGATCATAGAGTGCAACCGTCTCTTTGAG ATCCCTCATGAGATGGTTACTCAGTCGCGTAATTCATACGTGGAGGCCGACTTGCATGCACCGACAATTGGCGAGCTATGCAagcagctggaggatgatgaCGGAACGTACCAAACGCATATGGAGGGGAGGCTCCAGAACCTGCTTAAAGAGGGCAGAGAAAAGTCCAAGTACTGgatgtcctgcagcagctctgataACACAGAGCTCTACTATAAGAAG GTGGGAGATGGGAACCCTTTGAGACGCTGGCGAGTGGCCGTGGAGGTTGAAGCGCCACCATCTGTAGTGTTGAACCGTGTGCTGCGAGAGCGCCACCTGTGGGACGTGGatctgctgcagtggaaagTGTGTGAGACACTGGACAAGCAGACTGAGGTGTTTCAGTATGTCCTGAATCGCATGCCCCCTCATCAAAGCAGGGACTTTGTGGTCCTCAG GTCATGGAGGACAGACTTGCCCAAAGGTGCCTGCTCCCTGGTTTCTGTGTCTATAGAGCACGAGGATTGTCCTCCTGTTGGAGGTGTACGAGCTATCGTCCTGGAGTCCAACTACCTGCTGGAGCCATGTGGCTCAGGAAAGTCAAGACTCACTCACATCTGCAGAGTGGACTTGAA GGGAAGGACTCCAGACTGGTACAATAAAGCCTTCGGTCACCTTTGTGCCGCAGAAGCTGCCAGGATCCGCAACTCCTTCCAGCCAATAATCACAGACGGCCCTGAGACCAAAATCTGA